Proteins co-encoded in one Malus sylvestris chromosome 7, drMalSylv7.2, whole genome shotgun sequence genomic window:
- the LOC126628432 gene encoding zinc finger CCCH domain-containing protein 53-like — MDSYEATRIVFSRIQNLDPENASKIMGLLLIQDHGEKEMIRLAFGPEAFLHSVILKARKELGVPLSSNSSSTPSTPPSPSPFTNPIAISRQNSCSSASRLSLTIPNPSSSASWAALSELRNQEEINSFYGGVPTDVMDEFQLQEQLSFLNDGCPPPMVGPKSPDFFYPQSDLSSSPSLTTASDPNLFPSFHASANWGGGGGGGGGPLHRRSCSVSDVSLEDPNSGFGWKPCLYFARGYCKNGASCRFLHGGGLGDAVVDGGGQVVVGSPSKLEMMDHEALVRSKTAQQQRLAAASQLMAASANSFPYSYKCMNFLLQQQQTDAQRAAAAALMGDDMHKFSRSRLERSDFSMNGGAGIVNPASRQIYLTFPAESTFREEDVSNYFSIYGPVQDVRIPYQQKRMFGFVTFVYPETVKLILAKGNPHFVCDARVLVKPYKEKGKVHEKKQQQQGERGDLSPCGTPTGLDARDPYDLQLGPRMFYNPQDMLWRRKLEEQAELQQALEIQSRRLMGLQLLDVKKHHHCTLSASSPIHSPTQSPNMFNQNLVHPSVHSGQEVPHDNYSSPMPHMTPAVDADQLLKEAAAAVLGEGSIANNDENGSGSQSGNSSGKETPHDEIGDLLEGLEHNLPDSPFASPTKAAGGYALSAFPNGPSEANGSDAPAATANINVANSLLPASSTLDMASFKSLNCQIPRLNSGHGAIGMYAGTGAGPKCPVGTS; from the exons ATGGATTCCTACGAAGCTACAAGAATTGTGTTCTCAAGGATCCAAAATTTGGACCCAGAAAATGCTTCAAAAATCATGGGTCTACTTCTGATACAAGACCATGGGGAGAAGGAAATGATAAGGCTTGCTTTTGGGCCTGAAGCTTTTCTCCACTCGGTCATTCTCAAGGCAAGGAAGGAGCTGGGAGTGCCTTTATCATCGAACTCTTCTTCTACTCCTTCCACCCCTCCTTCTCCTTCCCCCTTCACAAACCCCATTGCTATCTCCAGGCAGAACTCTTGCTCTTCCGCCTCGAGGCTCTCTCTCACTATCCCAAACCCTTCTTCCTCGGCTTCCTGGGCTGCTCTCTCCGAGCTCAGAAACCAAGAAGAAATAAACAGCTTTTATGGAGGAGTTCCAACTGATGTGATGGATGAGTTTCAGCTCCAAGAGCAGCTCTCCTTCCTTAACGACGGCTGTCCGCCACCAATGGTGGGACCCAAGTCGCCTGATTTTTTCTACCCTCAGTCCGACTTGTCTTCCAGTCCCAGTCTCACCACCGCTTCTGATCCGAACCTTTTCCCCTCCTTCCACGCCTCTGCTAATTGGGGTGGTGGaggcggtggcggtggtgggCCGCTCCACCGACGAAGTTGCTCAGTCAGCGACGTGAGCTTGGAGGACCCCAACTCAGGGTTTGGGTGGAAACCCTGCTTGTATTTCGCCAGAGGCTACTGCAAGAACGGAGCCAGCTGCAGATTCTTGCACGGCGGCGGGCTTGGAGACGCCGTCGTCGACGGCGGTGGACAGGTGGTTGTTGGGTCGCCGAGCAAGCTTGAGATGATGGACCACGAAGCACTTGTTAGATCTAAAACCGCTCAGCAGCAGAGACTTGCTGCTGCTTCTCAGCTCATGGCGGCGTCAGCCAACTCCTTCCCGTACTCCTACAAGTGCATGAACTTCCTTCTTCAGCAGCAACAAACTGACGCCCAAAG GGCTGCAGCAGCTGCCTTGATGGGTGATGATATGCACAAATTCAGCCGATCCCGCCTCGAAAGATCCGATTTTTCGATGAATGGCGGGGCGGGGATTGTGAACCCAGCTTCAAGGCAGATATACCTGACTTTCCCGGCCGAGAGCACTTTCAGAGAGGAAGATGTCTCAAACTATTTCAG TATTTACGGGCCGGTTCAAGACGTGCGAATCCCGTACCAGCAGAAGAGGATGTTTGGATTCGTTACATTCGTTTACCCGGAGACGGTGAAGCTCATCTTGGCCAAAGGGAACCCTCATTTTGTTTGTGATGCAAGAGTGCTTGTCAAGCCTTACAAGGAGAAGGGCAAAGTTCATGAAAA GAAACAACAGcaacaaggagaaagaggagaTTTGTCTCCCTGTGGTACACCTACTGGGCTGGATGCTAGAGACCCTTATGATCTCCAACTAG gaCCGAGGATGTTTTACAATCCTCAAGATATGCTATGGAGAAGGAAGCTGGAGGAGCAAGCTGAGTTGCAGCAAGCACTTGAAATTCAAAGTCGAAGACTGATGGGCCTGCAGCTACTTGATGTCAAGAAGCATCACCACTGCACGCTTTCTGCCAGCAGTCCGATTCACTCCCCTACCCAGTCTCCCAACATGTTCAATCAAAACCTGGTGCATCCTTCGGTTCACAGCGGCCAAGAAGTTCCCCACG ATAACTATTCTTCTCCGATGCCACACATGACTCCAGCAGTGGATGCCGATCAGCTGCTTAAGGAAGCAGCTGCCGCTGTTCTAGGTGAAGGTTCAATTGCCAACAATGACGAAAATGGCAGTGGTAGCCAAAGTGGCAATAGTAGTGGCAAGGAGACCCCCCATGATGAGATTGGTGACTTGCTCGAAGG CTTGGAGCACAATCTTCCCGATAGTCCTTTCGCATCTCCAACAAAGGCCGCTGGAGGGTACGCCTTGTCCGCCTTCCCCAATGGGCCTAGCGAGGCCAATGGTTCCGATGCCCCAGCTGCAACCGCTAATATTAACGTGGCAAATTCCCTTCTTCCAGCGTCTTCCACCCTGGACATGGCATCCTTCAAGTCTTTAAACTGCCAAATTCCACG GTTGAACTCCGGCCACGGAGCCATAGGGATGTACGCCGGCACAGGAGCCGGGCCGAAATGCCCGGTTGGAACTTCCTAA